The DNA window ATCGGCAGGCGACAGCGTGTAGGGCCAGTAGGTGTCGATCCAGTCGTACATGTGGAACTGATAGAAATCGACATCGACCGCCGACCACGCCTTCGCCCATTTCATCGCCGCACCACCCACCGTGATCAGCGCGTCGCTCTCCTCGCGCAGCACCCCGATCACCCCGGCGACGAACGCCTCCATCTGCGCGTGCGACACCGACGACAGCTCGGGCATCGGGTCATAGTCCTCGTCGTCGTAGGGGCTCGTCCCCGTCATTGCCCACTCCGGCTCGTTGATCACGTCCCACGCAATGAGCCGCCCCCGGTGCGGGCTCGCCGCCGCCGCCCGCGCGAGAGGACGCACCACGTTCTCGAGCAGCATCGCCCGCCGGCCTGCGTCGGTGACCATCGGCGTGATGCCGGGGACCCAGATCCCCGCCACCGTCTCGCTGGGCCTGAACGCATCGAAGGAGAACAGGCACGGCATCAGGTACACGTCCTCCTGCGCTGCCAGCTCCAGCGCTTTGTGAAGGTCGGCCACGGCCGTCGCGCCCAGCCCCGTCGGCTGATCGCTCCCGTCGAAGGTGACCCCATCCCCGCGGAAATCGGGGAACACCCACCACCGCACCACGCTCCCCCCGTGCGCGCGGATGTCGGCGAGCCGCGCCGCGTGCGCGCCCGGGTCCGCCGCGACGCCGGGCTGCTGCCACGCGGCGATGCCCCCGAAGTCCGCGCCGAAATGGCGCCATGCGTAGTTGATGCCGTACAGGAAGCGGTGCTTGCAGTCGAACGTCACCCCGCCTTGCGGCGCCGGGCACACGTCGACACCGCAGACCTCGCCCCCACCGTCGCCTCCCCCCCCGGAAGCAGCCCCCATCCCGCCCGTGAGCCCAGAGCCCGCCCCGGGCCCGCTGTTGCCGGTCCCCCCCTCACCCAGCCAGTCGGCGTCCCCCCCTGCATCGCCCGCCGACGAACACGCGCCCACGCACAGCGCGGCACACAGCGCGACGCTCAGCAGGACGCCCGAGGATTTCGACACGAAGACTCCCTTCACGACTGCCTCCTTCGCTCCTGCGCCTGGTGAAGCTGCGCTCCGGTGCCTTCCCGCTCTCCTGCCTTGCCCGTCCCCGTCCCCGCCCCCGCCCCCGCCCTCTCCCTTCGCCCCCCGCACTCTCGCTCAGAAGCGACCGCTCATCAACGCCGCCCCCCCGCCGGGCAGCGGCGTGGCCCCGAAGCTCACCTTGGCCTGGGTCGGCGCCGCCTTGCCCCCGCTCAAGAGGAGCATCACCGTCCCGGCGCCCACGCCCGCGATCCCCAGGCCCCAGCCCACATAGTTGGCGATGAACAGCCCATCGCTCCCGTCGCGGATCTCGACCCCTTCCGCCGTGCAGCGCTGCGCCGGGCACGCCTCCTTCAGCTGCCCATCGCGTGACAGCAGCATCCCTCCGGTCACCCCGGCGAGCACCGCCCCGGCCACGCCCACCCCGAGCGAGATGAAGCCCGCCGTGCGCAGCCCGCTCGACCCACCCGACGCCGGCGTCTCTCCGGGCCCCCCTGGACCTCCCACGACGGAGACCTCGCCTGGCGCGCTCGACGCTTCCGCCGCCGCGGGAGCGAGCTCCAGCTCCTTCTTCTCGCCCTCTGCCAGCGAGACCTCGAACGTCCGCTCCGGCCGCCCTGGCGCGCGCACCACGACGGTGTGCGGCCCGGGATCGATCGGGAGCGACAGCCCCAGCGCGCTGCTGGAGAGCGGCACCCCATCGCGCAGCACACTCATGTCGGCGGGCGCGCCCACCGCAGCACGGAGGGTCAGGTGCGGCACCCGCGGCTCCAGCGCCGAGATCCGCGCCCGCACCAGCTCGCGCCGCGGATCCTCGGCCCCCAGACGCTGCTCCACCTCGCCGTAGAGCGCCCAGGCCGTCGCGATCCGCGAGCGCTGCTCCTCGCACTCCGCCAGCTTGAACGCCGTCCCCGGCGCGGGATCCAGGTCCTGGCTCTGCCGCAGCTTCGCGCACGCCGCGTCCCAGTCGCCCTTCGCGGCGTCGCTCTTCGCCGCCTGGAACAGGGCCTCGGCAGCCGCGGGATCCCGCGTGGTCGCGGAGCGCTCGGCCGGCTGCGCCGCCGCCGGTACGGTGGCGAGACACAGGCCCGTGAACAGCGCTGCCGCGATGAATGGGCCGCGACGTGAGCGCGTCGACTCCCGTGCGCGCTCGCTCCTGCAGGGCGTGGGCTCGGTCATGGGGTGGGTGGGCTCGGTCATGCGCGGCGCGCGATCAAGGAGGCGTGACACGGAAGAATCCACGGTAAAGCTCGCTCTGTCGGAGGATCTGCGCCCCAGGCCCGACGACCTGGATGAGGTAGCTGTAGTGATCGTACTTCTTGAGCTGGCCGCTGCTCGGCGTCCAGGTGCTCCTTCCCTGCGCCTGGAAGGTGAGCTGCACGGTGTCGAGGAGCGAGCCACCAGGACCGAACACGACCAGCTCGGCCGACACCAGGCCCACCTCATCCACGTCGAACGAGATCGGCGCGTCGAGAAGGACGTCCTGCCCGGCGGCGGGGCTCACCACCGAAATCTCTTTGAGAAGCGGCACGGTGCCGACGTCCACGTCGGCGTCGCCCACCACGATGACGTCCTGCAAGCGACGCCAGATCACCGCACCGTCGCCCAGCTCCAGAGCACCGATGAGGCGGTAGTGACCTCGGGGGACGTCCGAGAACGTGAAGGTGTCGGACGAGGGGATCGAGGTCCGCATCCCGGGCGGCACATGACCTGTCCCTGCCTGCAGGTTCGCAGCGCTCTGCGGCACGAGCGCCAGCGTCGGCGCCACGATGGTCGTGCCCCCGAGCGCCGCCACGATCCCCGACACCTTGAACGTCGTGCTGTTGAGGACCTTGAGGTCCTGGGACGGGAGGTTCCCCGAGTTGGGGACGTTGAGCGGGACCGACTCGAAGGTCACCCCTGCGGCGTGGGCCGTCAGCTCCATGGCCCCGGGCGGGAGGTTGTAGAGGACGAACGCACCATCGGCATCGACGACCGACATCGCCCGGGCCCTGACGGTGCTGGGATCGGCGCTCAACGGATTCGCCACGACGAGGGCACCAGGGACGCTCCCTTGCTTCATGCTCCCAGC is part of the Chondromyces crocatus genome and encodes:
- a CDS encoding carboxypeptidase-like regulatory domain-containing protein — protein: MMSSRAGMSVVMLGGALVLGGCGLVLDWSGYDDGAGGAGASASSGLGGQGHGGQGGDGNQGGGAPVCEEACPADEVCERLESGGTACFPPLHLLVKVRRYDQISAAGASIPRARVVIVDEVTGRALTRAVEEPIVLGDEKDIYRVAVPATRRSDGAPVSQRVYPAVQAAGCTNYPTWVSPPVIGDLGKLPDEGLLSIKLACEGPNSGVSLAGSMKQGSVPGALVVANPLSADPSTVRARAMSVVDADGAFVLYNLPPGAMELTAHAAGVTFESVPLNVPNSGNLPSQDLKVLNSTTFKVSGIVAALGGTTIVAPTLALVPQSAANLQAGTGHVPPGMRTSIPSSDTFTFSDVPRGHYRLIGALELGDGAVIWRRLQDVIVVGDADVDVGTVPLLKEISVVSPAAGQDVLLDAPISFDVDEVGLVSAELVVFGPGGSLLDTVQLTFQAQGRSTWTPSSGQLKKYDHYSYLIQVVGPGAQILRQSELYRGFFRVTPP